A single Blastopirellula marina DNA region contains:
- a CDS encoding DUF2997 domain-containing protein — translation MKTIEIIVSPTGQLRLETRGFQGTECREASRFLEAALGQQTSETLTAEFHVTEITQQNQIEQKE, via the coding sequence TTGAAAACTATTGAGATCATTGTCAGTCCCACAGGACAGTTACGCCTCGAGACGCGGGGCTTTCAGGGGACAGAGTGTCGCGAGGCAAGCCGCTTCTTAGAAGCCGCCTTGGGACAACAAACCTCCGAGACTCTTACAGCCGAGTTCCACGTCACGGAAATCACGCAACAAAATCAAATCGAACAGAAGGAATAA